Below is a window of Desulfarculaceae bacterium DNA.
TCGTGGGTCTAAGGAAGGTGCGCTTCTGCTTCTCGGCCGCGGCCAAGGTGAGTCCCGACGTGCTGCGCTTCTTCCACGACCTGGGCATCCGGGTGAAGGAAGGCTACGGCATGACCGAGTCCACCGGCCTGAGCTTCATCCACATGGATGAGGACATCCGCATGGGCACGGTGGGCAAGCCCATCTCCTGTGTGGAGTTCGCCATCGCCCCGGACGGCGAGCTCTTGAAAAAGGGCCCCCTGATCTTCGTGGGCTACTACAAGAACGAGCAGGCCACCGCCGAGGCCATCATCGACGGCTGGCTGCACACCGGCGACGTGGCCGAGGTGGACCAGGCGGGGCACCTGTGCATCGTGGACCGCAAGAAGGACATCATCATCACCAGCGGCGGCAAGAACATCGCGCCCAGCGAGATCGAGAACGCCCTGAAGGTGAGCCCCTACATCAAGGAGGCCATCGTGATCGGAGAGGGGCGCAACTACATCGCCGCCCTGATCCAGATCGACTTCGACAACGTGGGCAAGTGGGCCACGGACAACCACATCGCCTACACCAACTTCAAGAACCTCTCGCAGAACCCCGAGGTGAACCGCCTGGTGCAGGCCGAGGTGGACCGGGTCAACGCCCAGTTCGCCCGGGTGGAAAACGTGCGCAAGTTCCTGTTGCTGACCAAGGAGCTGGACCACGACGACGACGAGCTCACCGCCACCATGAAGGTGCGGCGGGCCAACATCTACCAGAAGTTCGCCGAGGAGATCGAGGTGGTCTACGGCAAGCAGGCCAGGGCCTAGGGCCGCGCCGCTCCGAATCTTTCCCTAATTTTTGGCTGGAATCTTGCCCACCCCGCGCGGAGCGCCGCGCCGGGGTTGGGCGGGCTCACATGACGGCTTGGCCCATGCTCTGGGAGACTTCCCGGGCGCCCTTGCGGATGATCGCCGCCAGCTCGTCCTGCTTGCTGGAGGTGATGCGCGAGATGGGCACCGAGATGCTCATGGCCGCGACCATCTTGCCGGTGTGGCTGTACACCGGGGCCGAGACGCAGCGGATGTCGGTGTTGGACTCGCAGTCGTCGTAGGACAGGCCCCGCCTGCGGATGACCGCCAGCTCGTGCTTAAGCTGGGCCAGGGAGACGATGCTGTTCTCGGTCATCCTCTCCAGCTGGTCCCGGCCGTGGTAGAGCTCGTCGATCTCCTGGTCGGAGAGGCTCGATAGCATCATCTTGCCCACGGCGGTGCAATGGGCCGGCAGCCGGGAGCCCACCCGCGAGACCAGGCGCACCATCTTGGAGCAGTCCACCTTGGCCACGAACACCGCCTCGATGCCGTCCAGGATGGCCATCTGCACCGTCTCGTCGCAATTGGCCACGATCTCCTCGGCCACCTTGCGCCCTTCGCTGATCAGATCCAGCTTGGCCGCGTAGACGTTGCCCAGCTCCAGGACCTTGGGGCCCAGGAACACCTTGTTGGATTGCTTCTCGTCCCGCCGCAGATAGCCCACGTGCAACAAGGTGTTCACCAGCTCGTGGGCGGTGGTGCGCGGAAAGCCCAGACGTTCGACTATCTCCGGGACCGACAGGGGGCACTGCTCGGCCAGGAAAAGCTCCAGAACGCTGAGGGCGCGGGCTACCGAGGGGATTACGCGCGGCAATTAATCATCCATTTTAAGTAGATATTCCCGGCGGACGGTCTAGCAACCATATCAGGCCGCCGTGGCCCAGTAAAGCACGCTCATGTGCGAAATGTCAAACGGCGTACCAAATGCCGAAATTCATTTGCCAATCGGGTTTACAGCAAAAAAAGCGGTTAATCAAGCAGATTGTGGTTTACACCCGATCAAGGGATTTGTTAGTTTGTCTGAAATGCGGGGCAACGTTCAGAATACCGAACAATAGCCAAGCGGGGGTGGGGGCCACTGGCCGGCCGCTTCCGCCAAGGCTTTGCGGACTTGAGGCGAAACGGCCGCGCATCAACAAGGGGTCTTTCGATGCATGGAATAAGGATTGACGGCCGGGGGGGCCAAGGGGCGGTCTTGGCATCCAAGATGCTGGCCCAGGCCTTTTACCGTCAGGGTTTCTGGGTGCAGGCCTTTCCCGCCTTTGGCATGGAACGGCGCGGCGCCCCGGTTTCGGCCTACGTCCGGGTGGACGAAAAGCCGATCCTCAGACGAGGCCGCATCGAGACCGCCCAGACGGTCATCGCGCTGGACCCCGCCCTGCTGGAGATGATCGAGGTAACCCACGGCTTGGCCGAGGGCGGGCTGCTCTTGCTCAACCACACCGAGAAGCCCCAGGACGTGGGCCTGGCGGGCTCCTTCCGCATGGCCACCCTGGACGCCACCAAGCTGGCCCTGGCCCACCGCCTGGGCTCCAGCTCCTCGCCCATCGTGAACACCGTGGTGCTGGGCGCCTTTGCCAAGCTCGACCCGGACCTGGAGCTGCAAAACGTCCTGGGGGCCATCGAGCAATACACCCCGGCCAAGGTCGAAGCCAACGTTGAGGCGGCCCGGCAGGCCTTCGACGCCGTGGTCAAAGGGTAGGCGCGCCGTGAACCACAAAAACGATATAACCACCATGGCCGCCCTGCCCAAGGTGCCCATCACCAGCGGGGACATGGATTTCAACCGCACCGGGCTCTGGCGCTACCTGATGCCCGCGGTGCAGGAGCGGACGGCTCCCTGCCAGGCAGCCTGCCCCCTGGGAATGCCCTCCCCGGACTTCATCAACGATCTGCTCCGCCAGGACGGCGCCCAGGCCCTGGGCCGGGTGCTGGCGGTGAACCCCCTGCCCGGGGTGACCGGGCGGCTGTGCTACCACCCCTGCCAGGCCAAGTGCCTGCGCAAGGAACTGGACCATAACCTGAAGATTCAGATGCTGGAGCGGCACCTGGCCGACACCGCGTCGGAGCCGGCAACGGCCGGCCGCAACCAGACGGGGCCCGCGGCGGCGGTTTTGGGCGCGGGGCCTCTGGGCCTGGCCGCGGCTTACTTCCTGGGCCTGGCCGGGCTAACGGTGAGCCTGATCGATCCCCTGGAGCAGCCGGGCGGTTTCCTTACCAGCCTGGAGCCGGGCAAGCTGAGCCCCGAGGCCCTGGGCCGCGAGAGCGCGCGCCTTATCCGCCTGGCCGGGCTCAAGCCGGTCATGGGCGCGGAGTTCGCCGCCCTGGCCGCCGAGGGCCCGGGCGACGGCTGGGCCCTGGTCATCCACGACCAGAGCGCCCACGCCCCCGATAGCACCCCCGGCCAAAGCCTGGCCGATTTGGCGACGCGGCTTGTCCCGGGCCCCATCCGGCTGGACAGCGCCGCGCTGTGCCCCAACGGGGCCTACAAGGCCAGCCAGGTGGCCCTGGCCCTGGCCGCCGGACGCGAGCTGGCGGCCCTGGCCCTGAGCGACCTGGGCATGGCCGCGCAAAGCCAAGAGCTGCAGGAGTTGGGCGAGGGCCCCCGGGCCGGGGAGCCCGTAAAGGCCGAGGAGATCCGTTACGACCTGTTCGAGGCCGCCGGGCCCGGGCCGGAGGGGGACGCCTTTGCCAGCGAGGAGCAGGCCCTGGCCGAGGCCGGGCGCTGCCTCTCCTGCGGCCACTGCAACCTCTGCGGCCGCTGCATGGTTTTCTGTCCGGACGTGTCACTGAGCGTGAACCCGCAAGGAACCGCGCCGGAGGTGGATGAGATGCACTGCAAAGGCTGCGGAATCTGCGCCCACGAATGCCCCCGGCGGGCGCTGGTGATGACGCGATGAGCACCAACAAGCTGCTGACCGGGACCGAAACCGCCGCCCAGGCCGCGCTGCTGGCCAGGGTGGACGTGGTGCCCGCCTATCCCATCACTCCCCAGACCGTGATCGTGGAGACCCTGGCGGAGATGATCGGGAGCGGCGAGCTGGACGCCGCCTACATCAACGTGGAATCCGAGCACTCGGCCATGGCCAGCTGCATCGGAGCCGCCGCTGCCGGGGCCCGGGCCTTCACCGCCACCTCGTCCCAGGGCCTGGCCCTGATGCACGAGGTGCTGCACTACGCGGCCAACGGCCGGATGCCCATCGTGATGGTAAACGCCAACCGCGCCCTGGCCCCGCCCTGGAACCTCTACTGCGACCAGTCCGACTCCCTGGCCCAGCGGGACACCGGCTGGCTCCAGTACTACTGCGCCGATTGCCAGGACGTCCTGGACTCCATCCTGGTGGCCTACAAGGTGGCCGAAGAGGTCTCCCTGCCGGTGATGATCAACCTGGACGCCTTCTACCTGACCCACACCTCCGAGGCGGTGGAGCTGCCGGACCAGGAGGCGGTGGACGCCTTCATCCCCAAACAGATCAAGGCCGTCATGGACACCGAGCACCCCGCCACCTACGGCAACGTGTGCGGGCCCGAGCTCTACACCTCCATCCGCTACAACCGGCACTACGACGCAGTGGGGGCCCTGGAAAGCTGGCAGCGGGCCTCCCAGGCCTATGCCCAGGCCTTCGGGCGCTCCTGCCCCCCGGTGCAGACCTACAAGACCGAGGACGCCGAGACGATCCTGGTGGTGGCCGGTTCGGCCTCCGGCGCCCTGAGGCTGGCCGTGGACCAGATGCGCGAGCAAGGCCACGCCGCCGGGATGCTGCGCCTGGCCATGCTGCGCCCCTTCCCCGGGGAGATGATCGCCCGGGCGGTGGGCGGCGCCAAGCGCCTGGTGGTGGTGGAGCGGGGGGTTTCCAGCGGCATGGGCGGCATCGTGGGCCAGGAGCTCAAGGCCGCCCTGTTCGGCCGCCCCGGCGGCCTGGATATCTGGAGCCTGTTCGCGGGGTTGGGCGGCAAGGACATCGTGCCCGAAGAGATAGCCGCCGAAGCGCTGGCCATCGCGGCCGGAAAGCCCAGCGGCCCCGAGCATGGGGATCACTGCATATGGACGGGGCTACTGCCATGACCAATACGGCGCTCACGCAAGACATCATGGGGCCGGGCCACCTGGCCTGCGCCGGTTGCGGCGCGGCCATCGCCATGCGCCACGCCATGGAGGCCCTGGGCCCCAAGACCAACATCGTGGTGCCGGCGGGCTGCTGGTCCACCTTCATCGGGGTCTACCCCAACAGCTGCCTCAGGGTGCCGGTGATGTCGGTGGCCTTCGCCACCACCGCCGCCACGGCCTCGGGCCTCAAGGCCGGGCTGGAACGGATGGGACGGGGCGAGGAGACCGTGCTGGCCTGGGCCGGCGACGGCGGCACCTTCGACATCGGCATCCAGGCGCTGTCCGGCGCGGCCGAGCGCAACGAGGACATCATCTTCGTGTGCTACGACAACGAGGCCTACATGAACACCGGCATCCAGCGCTCCTCGGCCACCCCGCCGGGAGCCTGGACCACCACCACGCCGGAAAGCGCCCTGAAGAGCCAGCGCAAGAAGAACATGGTGGCCATCATGGCCGCCCATGGGGTGCCCTACGCCGCCACCGCGTCCATCGCCTACCCCGAGGACTTCATGGCCAAAATGGCCAAGGCCAACTCCATCCGGGGCACCAAGTTCATCCACCTGTTCGCCTCTTGCCCCACCGGCTGGCGGCACGGGTCGGAGCTTTCGGTGGAGGTGGCGGCCCGGGCGGTGAAAAGCCGGGTGTTCCCGCTCTACGAAGTGATGGACGGCGAAGAGTGGCGGATGAGCCCAATGCCCGCCAAGGAGCCGGTCTCGGAATATCTGAGGATGCAAGGCAGGTTCAAGGCCATGGGACCTGAAATCGAGGCGGAGTTCCAGCGCGGGGTCGACCGAAGCTGGAAGAGCCTGGCCCGGAAATGCGCGCCCAGCGCCTGAGGCATGGGAGCCCCGGGGCCCTCACGCCAAGCGCGGCGAATTTTTCCTTAACGGCAACGCCTATAAATGTTAACCATTGACGACTTAGCAACTGTGGATACCTAAAACCAGGGAAGGGGAGGAGAAGTATGTCTCTTAAGAAAAAGATCATGACCCTTGGGGTGTGCGGGATGGCCCTGGCCGCCGTTCTGCTGATGGTTCCCGGGGGCGCCGCCGCCGAGGACGAGGTCATCAAGATGACCATGGCTCACGCCGACGTGGCCGACCCCACCCAGTACGTGCACGCGGGCGCGGTGGCTTTCAAGGAGTACGTGGAGAAGGCCTCCAACGGCAAGATCCAGGTGACCATCAGCGCGGGCGGCGCCTTGGGCAACACCGCCTCGCTGCAAGAGATGACCATGACCGGCGAGGTGGAGGCTTCCACCTCCCACACCGAAGGCACCATCGCCATCATCTATCCCAACATCCAGTGCCTCTCCGTCCCGTATCTGTTCCAGAACGTGGACCAGGCCCTGGAGGTCTTCCGGGGTGATTTCGGCCAGGCGCTGTTCGAGGACATGCGCAAGCAGACCGGCATCCGGGTGATCGGCATCTGGGACAACGGCGGCTTCCGCAACTTCACCAACAACAAGCGCGAGGTGCGCTCGCCCAAGGACATGAAGGGCCTGACCATCCGCACCATGGACAACCCGGCTCACATGGAGATCGTGCGCTCTCTGGGCGCCAAGCCCATCCCCATCTCCTGGGCCGAGCTCTACACCGCCTTGCAGACCGGCGTGGTGGACGGCGAGGAAAACTCCATCCCCACCTTCCTTTTGGGTTCCCTGCAAGAGGTGCAGAAGTATATGGTTATGGACGGTCACGTCTACAGCCAGCTGCACATGTTCGTCAACGACAAGTGGTTCAACGGCCTGCCCAAGAAGTATCAGGAGATCATCCTGCAGGGCGGCCAGGCGGCGGGTTACGCCGGCCAGCGGGCCAACCGCGTCTACCGCGACATCGGCCGCAACATCTGCATCAAGGCCGGCGTGCAGTTCTATGATCCCACCCCGGCCGAGCTGGCCGAGTTCAAGGCCCTGGCTCAGCCGCCGGTGACCAAGTTCATCCGCGAGAAGGGCGTCAAGGACCCCAAGTGGGTGGACGGCGTGCTCAAGGCCTCCGACGAGGCTCTGGTCAAGTTGGGCTACAAGAAGAAGTAATTGCCTTCGGCCTGCCCGGCCGCCCCGCTCGGGCGGCCGGGCAGGCCCGGCTCCCAGACCTCGACCCAAGGCGGATTTAACCCGGGGCCCTCGCTTTTTTTTCACGGCTTAACTGGTTAAAGCATTCTAGGTGTTTGCCGGAGGGCGGAATGAAGTTACCCCGCGTTCTTCAATTGGTGGGCTCGGTGGCCAACAAGGTGGCCGCCAACATTTCCATCACCTTTTTTTTCGCCATGACCCTGATCGTGTGGGCCCAGATCTTCTTCCGCTACGTTCTGGGCGACGGCATCGTCTGGGCCGAGGAAATCGCCAAGTTCATGATGGTGTGGATGGCCCTTTTGGGGGCCGCGGTGGTCTATTACGAAGGCGGCCACATCGCCATCACCTTTTTCATCTCGCGGCGCCCGGGCCTGCGCTACATCCAGATGTTCCACACCTTGCTGGGCGCGGTGCTCTTCGGCCTGCTCATCTTCTACGGCATCAAATACGCCTCCTTCGGCCTGATGTCCATTTCGCCCGCCAGCGGGATCAAGCGCTTCTGGCCCTATCTGGCCATTCCGGTGGGCGGAGGGTTCCTGTTCATCCAAAGCATCATCCGCCTGCTGCAAATGGCCCTGGGTTATGACCAGGGGCTCCCGGCCGAGGAATACACCCGGGAGCAGGAACGCGCGGACAAGGAGTTGGCCCGATGACCGCCATAATCATGTTCAGCATCATGGTGTTCCTGCTCCTGGCCGGACTGCCCGTGGCCATCATGCTGGGGGTGGTCTCCACCGCCTGGGTGATGTCGGCCGGCAGCTCCATCCAGATGGTCGCCTCGCGCATGTACGCGGGGATCGACATGTTCGTGCTCATGGCCATCCCCTTCTTCTGCCTGGCCGGGGAGATCATGAACCGCTGCGGCATCACCGACCGCCTGATCAAGTTCGTGGATTTTATGATCGGGCGGGTGCGGGGCGGTCTGGCCCAGGCCAACATCTACAGCAGTCTTTTGTTCGCGGGCATCACCGGCGCGGCGGTGGCCGACGTTTCGGCCCTGGGATCGATCTTCATCCCGGCCATGGAAAAGCAGGGCTACACCCGTAAGTTCTCGGCCATGATCACCGCGGCCAGCTCCATCATCGGGCCGATCATTCCGCCCAGCATCATCGTGGTGGTATACGGCGCGGTGACCGGGCTTTCGGTGGGCACTCTTTTCGCGGCCTGCATGATTCCGGGCGTCATCGTGGGCTTGAGCATGAGCGCCTTCGTGGCGATCATCGCCCGCAAGCGCAAATTCCCCAAGATCGAGGAGCCCTTCGAGATGAAGGCCTTCGTGGTGTGCTTCAAGGACTCCATCCTGGCCCTGATCATGCCCGTGATCATCATCGGGGGCATCTTCTCCGGGGCGTTCACCCCCACCGAGGCCGCGGCGGTGGCCGTGTTCTACGCCCTGCTGGTGGGCCTGGTGGTCTACCACACCGTCACGGTGCGCAACGTGCTGCAGTCGGCCCGCAACGCCATGCGCACCTCGGCCATGCTCTTTTTCATCATCGGCTTCGCCAACATCCTGGGCTGGATCATCGCCAGGGTGCAGCTTCCCGAAACCATCGCCAAGTTCATGCTCACCCTGAGCAGCAACCCCACCATCCTGCTGCTGTTGGTGCTGGTCCTGCTGCTGTTCGTGGGCACCTGGCTGGAGATCACCGCCAGCTGCATCATCCTGGCCCCCATCCTCTCGCCGGTCATGGTGCAGGTGGGGGTGCATCCGGTGCACTTCGCGGTGGTGATGGTGGTGGCGCTCAACGTGGGCCTGATCACCCCGCCCCTGGGGGTGGCGCTGTTCGCCGCGGTGGGCGTGGGCAAGGTGCCCTTCGAGGACCTGGTGGCCGAGCTGTGGCCCTTCTTCGCCCTGGACGTGCTGGTGCTGCTGCTCCTGGTTTTCATCCCGGAGCTTTCCCTGGCTGTCCCCAGGGCGCTGGGGTTCATACAATAGAGTAGATTCCCCCGCGGCCAAAAGCGGCCGGGACCGGCGTACTCTCCGGCCCGGCGCGGGCCCGTGGCCCGGCTGCAAGAACGACTTAATAGACCCCACCGAACGCTTGCCAGCGCAAGCGGAAGGGAGATCCCAAGCATGTTCTACCCCGTGGAAGTGCCCGGCCCCAGCCCGGACAAGAAGCAAGCCGCCGCCATGGTGGTGTTGAGCCCCTCCCAGTCCCGCCGCCTGGTGGCCAAGGGAGCGGTGGCCAGCCCCATCTTCCAGAAGGCCTACCAGGACGGCATGGTCATCATCGGCCGGGGCATCACCAACGCCTACGTGTGCGAGGAGCTGTTCGACATCTCCATCGCCAACAAGGCCAACCAGACCGTGGGCCTGGTTTGCGACGGGGGCACCAACAACGCGCGCACTCCCCCGCCCTGCACCTGGCACGTCATCGAGAAGGGCAAGGTGCTCGAAGACGCCGACTCCAACGCCGAGGTGGCCAAGTTCCGCCAGGGCGACGTGGTGGTCAAGGGAGCCAACGCCATCGACCACACCGGCCTGACCGGCACCTACGCCTCTTCCCTGAAGTGCGGCACCATGGGCGCCATGTGGCCCTATGTCACCCCCCGGGGCGGCGAGTTCATCGTGCCGGTGAGCCTGGAGAAGATGGTGCCCTGCGTGATGACCGCGGCCCAGCACAGCGGGGTCTATCACTTCGACAAGTCCACCGGCATGCCCGCCAAGATCGTCATGCTGCCCGAGGCCAAGGCCATCACCGAGATCGAGGCCCTGGGCATCCTGTGCGGGGTGAAGGCCTATCAAATCGGGGCCGGCGGCGTGGCGGGCTCGGAAGGCTCGGTGCACCTGGCCATCGAGGGCGACGCGGACAAGGTGGACCAGGCCTTTGAGCTCTGCGTCTCCCTGAAGGACGAGCCGCCGGTGGGCATGCCCGACGTGTACCTGATCGACGATCCGGCCGAGAAGGACTACGACGCGCGCGCCCTGCTGGAGATGGGCGGAGGGGTCTAGCCAGGGGGGCGACCCCGTCATCGCGTAACCACCGAATCTATCGCGGCAGCCGGCCCTCGGGTCGGCTGCCTCTTTTTAGGCCCCCTTTTCATCGCCCCTACCGGCCGCCCTCCCCAGAGCCCCATCGCGCCGGGCGCGCGGAGGAGCGATGATCAAAAGAACAGGGCTCTGACATGGGTAATTTCCCTGAAACGCGAGAAGAACAAATTAGGGGGTTCGCCTAGAATCCCGCGGCTTCAATGCTTGACACCAACCCCGGGGTGCCCTTTAATGGCCCAGCTACCGGCGCCCATTGGGCTTAATAGGGAAGACGGTGAAAGGCCGTCACGGACCCGCCGCTGTAACCGGTGACAAAGGCCGCAGTTTTGCCACTGCCCCATAGGGCGGGAAGGCGCGGCCCGAGGACGACCCGGGAGTCAGAAGACCTGCCGGCCAAATACGGACCCCACCAGCCGCCGCGGATTGCGGCAAGGGATGTTTCGCATCGCTCTTTGGTGGTCCGGCCTGGGGCGAAGAAGTAAACCAGGGTGCATTCCCCCAGCCCGTTTTGGGCTGGGGTTTTTTTGTGGGCTTGCGCGGCTAGCGAGCAAAGACAAGGAAGCCGGTGATTCAACTTCGTCGGGACATATGCAAAATCCTTGCAGCCTTCGCCGTCCTGGCCGGGGCGCTTTATCCAGGCCCGTCCTGGTGCGGCCAGCCCGCCGATTCCTTGTGCCCTGCTTATATTTGTATTGCCTACGGCCCGAGGATCAAGGAAAAGGACGGCTCCCTGACCCAGCGTTTTTACATCCAGGTCCCAAACGGCTGCCTGACCGGGCCGCGCGCCAAGAAAATGAAGCTGTCGGCCTTTTACCTGTCCCGCCGCGCCAGGGCCAAGGGACCGCGCTTCGCCCGGCCGCTGGCCATCAAATACCAAGCCGGCGCGCCTTGCGTGGATATCAACACCGGCCGGTTTTCCCGCATAGAGCTCCATGTGTCCGCCACCTGCGGCAAGCGGCGCTACCGGGCGGCCACGGTCATCTTTATGTTCGGCAAATCAAAAAAGGAAACCACCAACCCCCTGCCGCCCTCGCCCGGCCTGCGGCCCCCCCAGCCCTCCATCCATCTGCGGCCCAATCGGGGGCACTACTGGATGCAGACCGGTCAAACCTTTCGTTTCGTGTATCAGGGGAGCGCCAAGGTCCCGGGCGTGGCCCGGGTCATGGAAAACCAGCGGACCGAGGGCTCCCTCGCGATCGATCCCCAGGGCGCCTTCAGCTACATTCCGCCTCACGACCCCGAGCTGGACCGCGCCGAACCCAGCGCCTTTAAACAGACCGTGCTGCTGGTCAACGACGCCACGCCCCAGGGCATGGTCGCCTCCACCTTCACCCTGCTGCTGCACCGCTCGCGCTATGGCCGGCACCAGATGCTGCCCGGGCTGGCCCTGTTCGCCTTGGTGGGGCTTGTGGTGCTTTGCGGCGTGCTCCGCAGGAGAAGGAGGCCCTTGTTTTGACGGTCAAGGCGCTTCGTTTGATCACCCAACACACCATGTTCCTGGTGCTGACCTATGGCGGGCGCCTGGGCATCAGCCTGGGCAGCGCCTTGCCCTGCCTTTCCTGCCCCTATGTGTCCGGCTGCGGAGGCTACTGCTATCTGATGGCCCTGCAGAGCGGGGTGTGGGGCCTGGCCATGCCCCTGGGGGACATGGTCTCGGCCCAGGGCCTGGAGGCGCTTTATTACCTGGGGATCTTCGTCCTGCTGGCCGCCTTGTTCAACAAGCTCTGGTGCGGCTGGATCTGTCCCTTCGGCCTGATTCAGGACTGGCTGACCATGCTGCGCAAAAAGCTGGGCATCCGCGAGGCGCGGCTTTCCTGGCGCAACCGGGAGCGGCTCAAGCCGGTCAAGTATATCCTGCTGGCCTATCTGGTGGTGGTGCCCCTGCTGATCGCCCATGCCGGCCTTTCCGGCGATTTCGGCCTGCCGTTTTGCCAAATTTGCCCGGCCAAGCCCATCATGCCTCTGTTCGCCGGCATCACCCACCACCTGGCCCTGGACCTAACCAACACCATCACCCTGGTGTTTTCCATTCTGTCGGTGGGCATCGCCGGGGGCATGCTGGTGGGCATGTTTTACAAGGAGCGTTTCTTCTGCATCTTCTGCCCCATGTTGATCCTGATCCACGTGCTGAAAAAAATCAGCCCCATCCGCTTTGAAAAAGAGGTCGATGGTTGCCTGGGCTGCGGCAACTGCCACCGTATGTGCCCGGTGGACATCCGGGATGTGCAGGAGCAAAAGACCAAGAAAGACGTGCTGAGCGAGGATTGCATGCTGTGCCTGACCTGCGTCGAGTCCTGCCCCCAAGACAAGGTGCTCAGACTCAAGTTTTTGCAATGGCCCCTGTTTGCCTCGTCGCGCAAATACGTGGCGCGCCATTTCCCCATGAAAAAGAGAGCTCATGCCTCAGACGAATAATCCGCCCAATCAGGCGGGGCAACACCTCTTGGATCAGGTCAGGGCCCAGGTGCTGGCCGAGCACCAGGCCCAGGCGGACGCCCTGCGCCAACGATCCGACTACATCCCGGCCCTGGATTACTTCCTCGATCTGCTGGCGCGGCCCCTGTCTTTGGAAAAGATGCGCGCCGCGATTGGCCGGCCGGTCATGGAGCAGCTGTGCAACCTGGCCCCATATGAGCTGTTTCACGCCTTTGGGGTGCATCCCGTGCGCATGGGCTGCGGGTGCAATTCAGTGCAACGTCTGGTCGCCTCCGGCAATCCGGTGCTCATGTGCCCGGTGATGAAATCCAACCTGGGCATGCAACGGCTGCACGGCCAAGCCGGGGAAGAGGGGGCCGTCCGGGTGGTGCCCACCTCCTGCGACTGGGTGGTCAAGTACCCGGAAATGGCGCGGCAGGACGGTCGGGAGACCCATTTCCTGGAGCTGCCCCACTCGCGCCAGTCCGAAAAAGGCCAGCAACGCTGGCTGGAAGAGATATACGGCTTCGCGGCCTTGCTGGAAAAAAAGACCGGCAAGAAGCTCAAGCGGCAGCGCCTGCTGGCCTCCATCGAGGCCTTCATGCGGGCCTGGCGGGCGCTCCAGGAGCTGGCTGATCTTCGCAGGCGCCGCCTGATTCCCGGCATCTTTTTCATGGTGGTGGCCAACAGCTTTATGCTCGACGCGGTAGAGCCCTGGACCGAGCACCTGGGCCAACTGCTGGAAGAGGCAGCCTCGCGCCGGGCGGCCGCCACGGGCCGGGGCATTTTTCTGGCCGGGTCGCCCATCGCCTTTCCCAACTACAAGTTGCCCCACCTGATAGAAGAGGCGGGCATGGATGTATGCGCGGATGACCTGTGCACCTCGGAGCGGGTGTTGCCCGGCGCGGTCTGTTACGACGACCCCTCGGAGCACGGCCTGTTGCGGGCCTTGTCCGAACGCTATCACCGGGGATGCATCTGCCCCACTTTTGCCGATAATGAGCGCCGGGTGAACAGTATCCTCAACACCTGCCGGCAAAACGATATCCAGGGCGTGGTGTACCACGTGCTCAAGGGCTGCCACCCCTGTGACATTGAAAGCGTCACCATGGGCGAAACTCTGAAGCAACACGGGTACAAGTTTCTAAGGATCGAGACGGACTTCGCCAAGGAGGACAGCCAAAACCTCCTCACCCGCTTGGAGGCCT
It encodes the following:
- the porA gene encoding pyruvate ferredoxin oxidoreductase; amino-acid sequence: MSTNKLLTGTETAAQAALLARVDVVPAYPITPQTVIVETLAEMIGSGELDAAYINVESEHSAMASCIGAAAAGARAFTATSSQGLALMHEVLHYAANGRMPIVMVNANRALAPPWNLYCDQSDSLAQRDTGWLQYYCADCQDVLDSILVAYKVAEEVSLPVMINLDAFYLTHTSEAVELPDQEAVDAFIPKQIKAVMDTEHPATYGNVCGPELYTSIRYNRHYDAVGALESWQRASQAYAQAFGRSCPPVQTYKTEDAETILVVAGSASGALRLAVDQMREQGHAAGMLRLAMLRPFPGEMIARAVGGAKRLVVVERGVSSGMGGIVGQELKAALFGRPGGLDIWSLFAGLGGKDIVPEEIAAEALAIAAGKPSGPEHGDHCIWTGLLP
- a CDS encoding IclR family transcriptional regulator, with translation MPRVIPSVARALSVLELFLAEQCPLSVPEIVERLGFPRTTAHELVNTLLHVGYLRRDEKQSNKVFLGPKVLELGNVYAAKLDLISEGRKVAEEIVANCDETVQMAILDGIEAVFVAKVDCSKMVRLVSRVGSRLPAHCTAVGKMMLSSLSDQEIDELYHGRDQLERMTENSIVSLAQLKHELAVIRRRGLSYDDCESNTDIRCVSAPVYSHTGKMVAAMSISVPISRITSSKQDELAAIIRKGAREVSQSMGQAVM
- a CDS encoding NAD(P)-binding protein, whose protein sequence is MNHKNDITTMAALPKVPITSGDMDFNRTGLWRYLMPAVQERTAPCQAACPLGMPSPDFINDLLRQDGAQALGRVLAVNPLPGVTGRLCYHPCQAKCLRKELDHNLKIQMLERHLADTASEPATAGRNQTGPAAAVLGAGPLGLAAAYFLGLAGLTVSLIDPLEQPGGFLTSLEPGKLSPEALGRESARLIRLAGLKPVMGAEFAALAAEGPGDGWALVIHDQSAHAPDSTPGQSLADLATRLVPGPIRLDSAALCPNGAYKASQVALALAAGRELAALALSDLGMAAQSQELQELGEGPRAGEPVKAEEIRYDLFEAAGPGPEGDAFASEEQALAEAGRCLSCGHCNLCGRCMVFCPDVSLSVNPQGTAPEVDEMHCKGCGICAHECPRRALVMTR
- the dctP gene encoding TRAP transporter substrate-binding protein DctP, giving the protein MSLKKKIMTLGVCGMALAAVLLMVPGGAAAEDEVIKMTMAHADVADPTQYVHAGAVAFKEYVEKASNGKIQVTISAGGALGNTASLQEMTMTGEVEASTSHTEGTIAIIYPNIQCLSVPYLFQNVDQALEVFRGDFGQALFEDMRKQTGIRVIGIWDNGGFRNFTNNKREVRSPKDMKGLTIRTMDNPAHMEIVRSLGAKPIPISWAELYTALQTGVVDGEENSIPTFLLGSLQEVQKYMVMDGHVYSQLHMFVNDKWFNGLPKKYQEIILQGGQAAGYAGQRANRVYRDIGRNICIKAGVQFYDPTPAELAEFKALAQPPVTKFIREKGVKDPKWVDGVLKASDEALVKLGYKKK
- a CDS encoding pyruvate ferredoxin oxidoreductase (catalyzes the formation of acetyl-CoA from pyruvate and coenzyme A); this translates as MTNTALTQDIMGPGHLACAGCGAAIAMRHAMEALGPKTNIVVPAGCWSTFIGVYPNSCLRVPVMSVAFATTAATASGLKAGLERMGRGEETVLAWAGDGGTFDIGIQALSGAAERNEDIIFVCYDNEAYMNTGIQRSSATPPGAWTTTTPESALKSQRKKNMVAIMAAHGVPYAATASIAYPEDFMAKMAKANSIRGTKFIHLFASCPTGWRHGSELSVEVAARAVKSRVFPLYEVMDGEEWRMSPMPAKEPVSEYLRMQGRFKAMGPEIEAEFQRGVDRSWKSLARKCAPSA
- a CDS encoding 2-oxoacid:acceptor oxidoreductase family protein; the encoded protein is MHGIRIDGRGGQGAVLASKMLAQAFYRQGFWVQAFPAFGMERRGAPVSAYVRVDEKPILRRGRIETAQTVIALDPALLEMIEVTHGLAEGGLLLLNHTEKPQDVGLAGSFRMATLDATKLALAHRLGSSSSPIVNTVVLGAFAKLDPDLELQNVLGAIEQYTPAKVEANVEAARQAFDAVVKG